One Prevotella melaninogenica DNA window includes the following coding sequences:
- a CDS encoding alpha-L-fucosidase, translating into MNNRFLHGVLTALALTASATSFAQTNTVMTLKTQIAPNAENEPRPVFPVPTDRQWKWQQTEFYAFFHYGMNTYTNKEWGNGDEDVNTFAPTAKPDPRQWLEAVKEAGMKGGIAVVKHHDGFCLWPTETTDHKSMNSSSPNAQVNIADLFAKAAQELNMKYGFYVSPWDRNSGLYGTDSYVKDVFLKQCAELAKYGSDQFEMWFDGANGGNGYYGGKNKTINIDRATYYDVPNLRDSIHKLSPNIILWGVGGEARWIGNEDGWAGETNWCNENRGYAPERNGMYGTENGWFWLPGESDAKFTDKGWFWHPGCEPMSAERTFQMYLETVGRNATLILNCPPDRSGRIPQNQVNRLKEFGTMLKSRFKTNLAKTATVEATSTRANGATRTYVVNNLIDENPDTYWAAEDDVKDVTLTFKWNSPQTVRYVTLQEYVRLGQRVKSFSIEYTTDGSTWKPLANKVKQTTIGYKRIIPLNGSTANSYGSGYEAKAIRIHIKDAKACPVMSEIAIY; encoded by the coding sequence ATGAATAACCGATTTCTACACGGTGTGCTTACTGCACTTGCCCTAACGGCATCGGCTACGAGCTTTGCTCAGACCAATACCGTTATGACCCTTAAGACGCAAATCGCTCCCAATGCGGAGAACGAGCCGCGCCCAGTGTTCCCTGTACCCACTGACCGCCAGTGGAAATGGCAACAAACAGAGTTCTATGCCTTCTTCCATTATGGCATGAACACCTATACCAATAAGGAATGGGGTAATGGTGATGAAGATGTAAATACTTTTGCTCCGACAGCAAAGCCAGACCCAAGACAGTGGTTAGAGGCTGTAAAAGAGGCTGGAATGAAGGGCGGTATTGCTGTTGTGAAGCATCATGATGGCTTCTGCCTGTGGCCTACAGAAACAACAGATCATAAAAGCATGAACTCATCAAGCCCTAATGCGCAGGTGAATATTGCTGATCTCTTTGCGAAAGCAGCACAGGAGTTGAATATGAAATATGGTTTCTACGTATCTCCTTGGGACCGCAACAGTGGTCTTTACGGTACGGACAGCTATGTGAAGGACGTCTTTTTGAAGCAGTGTGCAGAGCTTGCAAAGTATGGCTCAGACCAGTTTGAGATGTGGTTCGACGGTGCAAATGGTGGGAATGGCTACTATGGTGGTAAGAATAAGACCATCAATATTGACCGTGCAACCTACTATGACGTACCCAACCTCCGTGATTCTATCCATAAACTCAGCCCAAATATCATCCTTTGGGGTGTCGGTGGTGAGGCACGCTGGATTGGTAATGAGGACGGTTGGGCAGGCGAGACCAACTGGTGTAATGAGAATCGTGGCTATGCTCCTGAGCGCAATGGTATGTATGGCACAGAGAACGGTTGGTTCTGGCTCCCTGGCGAGAGCGATGCTAAGTTTACAGACAAAGGTTGGTTCTGGCATCCTGGTTGTGAACCAATGTCGGCAGAACGCACGTTCCAGATGTACTTAGAGACCGTTGGTCGCAATGCAACCCTCATTCTGAATTGTCCTCCAGACCGAAGTGGAAGAATACCACAGAACCAAGTGAATCGTCTGAAGGAATTCGGAACTATGTTGAAGAGCCGTTTCAAGACCAATCTTGCCAAGACTGCTACCGTTGAAGCTACCAGTACACGTGCCAATGGGGCGACACGTACCTATGTTGTTAACAACCTCATTGATGAGAATCCAGATACTTACTGGGCAGCAGAGGACGATGTAAAGGATGTTACCCTTACTTTCAAATGGAACAGCCCACAGACTGTTCGCTACGTAACCTTGCAGGAGTATGTAAGACTTGGACAGCGTGTAAAGAGTTTCTCAATCGAATATACCACCGATGGCAGCACATGGAAGCCACTTGCCAACAAAGTAAAGCAAACCACTATCGGCTATAAACGTATCATTCCGCTCAACGGAAGTACCGCAAACAGCTATGGTTCGGGCTATGAGGCTAAGGCTATCCGCATTCATATCAAGGATGCTAAGGCTTGTCCTGTAATGAGTGAGATTGCAATTTATTAA